GTTATTAATACTTGTTATTGCTTCTTCAATATTTACTGTATGTTTTTGTTGTTCTGCTATTAAATTTTGTTGTTCTCTTATCTCACCCCCTAGATTGGCTATTTTTTCGTTAAATGATACTGATTCAGTATTTGCTTTCTCTTTTTCCAATTGAAATGCTGAAATCGCAGAATCATAGTCCCATCTCATTAACTCCCAGAAAGCTGTTTTAATTTTCTCAAAAGCTGAAGGTTTGTTCTCCATTCTTTTGTTGTGAATTTCAATGAGTTCATTCACTTCTTGGATTAATTTTTCTAACGCTTCGACCTTAGTTTTAGAATTGATTAGTTTAACAGATACGCTTGGTGACTTGATTTTTTCCTCTAGAAGTTTTCTGTTATCGCCTATAACTTTTGCAACCTCGTTATATTTGATTTCGAAATCCTTCTTTTTGGAGTCTAACATTGGATTTAACAGATAGTCATTTTTTTTAGGAATCCCCCTAATTCCAAGATTATAGGCTTCCAAAAATTCCTTTATCGAATTGATATCTCTTTCATATGCTTCATCAAAATATAATTTTATTTCGGAGATGAGTTTTTCTGTGATTGTTTTTTCTTGACAAAAGGGGCAGATATTGTTTGATTGTTCTTCTTCGAGATTTAAAAAATTAAGGCCATCCTTTACCCAATCAGAGTTGCCTAATTTATCAATAAGGCCAGCTACTGAGCTATTCTTATTTCCTACTATTTCTTTTACTAAAAGTTCTTGGTTTTCAATGTCAAAAGCAGTGAAATTCACCAATGGAAGTTTATCTAGAATTTTCGCATCATCACTTGTCAAAAAATGAACATCTTCTTTGATTTTTTCGATGGTTATTGTAGGTTTTGTTTCTGTTTTTTGAATTAGGTCTACGTAATTTAGTAATTTGTTACCATCACTTTTTAATCCTTCAAGACAAAACTCCAGCACGCGATCACCCCCAGTGTATTTTGTTTTGATTTCCCAAATTTTATTTTTTGCAGTAAGTTGGCTAGCATTAAATACATCAAGATATTGTTGATGCTTTTTTTCAGTATCTTCTTTTAAGCTAATTTTAGCTAAGATTTCTTTCGTGGCTTTTTGAATTTTTATTTCTGCCTCTTTATTTTCTTTTGATAAAGTAAATATTCCTTGTAAGTTTTCAGGCTCAAAAAAGTTATTGTATATAAAGTTTTGATTATATACGTGGATATCATCATCATCACGAATACCTTCAACGCTACAAGCAGAAAATTTCGGGTTTTTTCGGTCGATGAATAAGTTTGAAAAAGTGCTTTTCCCTGAGCCATTTAGACCATAGATCAAATTTACCTTTTTGTCAGTTTCTAAAACAGCTTGTTTTTTATAACTAGCTATTTTATTTAGCGTGATTTTATTTATCATACGGCATTATTGATTAGTAAGAGTGCTTCCAAATAGCAACGCCTCGTACAATTAGTATACGTTGGAAGCTATGTGTAAAAATCATTAGTATCTAACTTGTGATCTCTATTTTTTATTCTTTGAATCTTTTTGTTTTAACTAAGGTCTATAAATTGCCAAGCTAGCAAAATACAGAGTTCAATTCCTTACGGTTTTCCGTAATTCTACTTCCCATATTGCCAACAATACCCGTTATTACTAGCCCTACTTTTACACTCTGCTTCTTTTTAGTAAGTGCTTTATGATAAATATTAGTTTTAGTTATTAGCGCATTTGAAGTTACTTTTTATTTCACTACGATATTAAGACTATATCTTTCGATGAATTCTTTAACTTCTTCTGCTATTTTATCTAATAATTCATTTGATGCGCCATTTGTAAGCTGACGAGCATGTATTACCATCTTTGGTAAAACACCTTTTTTATTTTCTTCTGCGTAATGAATCCAACATTTGTCTGAACTTTCACAAATATTTTGATGGGAGAATTTAACACCGAATAGTTCACAAACTTCTCCGCTATAAGTCTCAATATATTTA
The sequence above is drawn from the Pedobacter frigiditerrae genome and encodes:
- a CDS encoding AAA family ATPase, coding for MINKITLNKIASYKKQAVLETDKKVNLIYGLNGSGKSTFSNLFIDRKNPKFSACSVEGIRDDDDIHVYNQNFIYNNFFEPENLQGIFTLSKENKEAEIKIQKATKEILAKISLKEDTEKKHQQYLDVFNASQLTAKNKIWEIKTKYTGGDRVLEFCLEGLKSDGNKLLNYVDLIQKTETKPTITIEKIKEDVHFLTSDDAKILDKLPLVNFTAFDIENQELLVKEIVGNKNSSVAGLIDKLGNSDWVKDGLNFLNLEEEQSNNICPFCQEKTITEKLISEIKLYFDEAYERDINSIKEFLEAYNLGIRGIPKKNDYLLNPMLDSKKKDFEIKYNEVAKVIGDNRKLLEEKIKSPSVSVKLINSKTKVEALEKLIQEVNELIEIHNKRMENKPSAFEKIKTAFWELMRWDYDSAISAFQLEKEKANTESVSFNEKIANLGGEIREQQNLIAEQQKHTVNIEEAITSINNSLLMLGIDDFSIKKHSDVLYKIIRNDDDARIFQTLSEGEKMIISFLYFIEQCRGKKSALEANKNKLIIIDDPISSLSHIYVFNIGRLIKNEFLKSDKYEQIFILTHSLYFFYELTDTNKERRKDEQKLFRLRKNTAGTEILEMSYEEIQNDYHSYWLIIKDEQQPPALIANCMRNIIEYFYNFVEKQDLNNVFQKPKLQENKFDAFNRFINRESHSLGQNIFDYKEFNYDDFKDAFKLVFVETGYEKHYNKMILK